The DNA segment attccgTAGATGCGCCCCAacctaaaaacataaaaaatgcgaTATTAAAACAAAATGGCAGACACTTGACAATAAAGTATCATTTCTTCGCATTATTTTTCCACTTTGGCCAGCTGTAAAAATtcgttaatgatcaaaatattgcgattttgtaggttacagcgcccgagaatgttgtcttcttttaggcgAGCAAAACCtgaagttgattggttgaatggttcaaaaacgagaatacccgcagattcgaaaaatcttgttccAAGAAAGCCACCATTTTTGATACTTTACACtcgaaaaaatttattttatagatgaaaccttaataaacattttgcagaatagcgtaCATTTCCAAGTTATTTTACTGCTTACAAATTattaaacattaggtactttttgccacaattatataagaggaccccccctaatttgattttgttatattttgttttagtttttgttaagCTTCTTAGTGATCAGTATGTAGGATTGTAGCACTATCCTTCAAATGGTGTCTGGTACGTACGATGTTTGTACGcacaacaagaaaaatgaaatcaagtTTATTGCAATTTTGAGAAGCCAATTCAGCTATTTACTAAAGATGTAATAATGTATTCGTTCGACTAAATCGCAGTTCACTGTTGCTGGTACTTATTTGCTACTGCTGCTTAGTGGGAAGACGGAACTCTCCTCCGATCGACCAGTTCAATAACATTCGAGCTCTCCAGATTGTATCGTTGGTTGCTCCTACAGCGTTCTTAACTGTTAGCTAGATAGATAAGCTTTACTCCTTTGATGGAATCCCTGTGACTGTTGTGGGCGATGTCACTGTCTTGCCTACTTCACACTCCTTGgctattagggaccattcataagttACGTTCTAGCTTATtctccctcccccatatgtcgcAACATGTCAATTTGTCGTACTCCCTTTCCCCCccaaaagcgttacgtaatttacgaATGATCACTTAGCTGTGAAAGAGAACTCGATTGGCACACCATCCATAGCGAGCGGGCCTGGTgccgcaagaaaaaaaaacaacaaaaaagtacAGTACAGTACTGTGAACAGTACTGAACAATGATGAGCATTATGCTATGCTATAATATTACACTGTACGGTGAACGTGTCAATTTTTcgcccagtgctaaattgttatccCGGTGAGTTAAGGCAAAAAAGTATTATTTTTTCTCAGAGTGTATGTATGGAGATTGAAGACAATTGCCatgattatctgtcagtgtTATTCCAAATTAACAAACGACCTCTCATAATATATGAATTTAACTCATTTGgtatgacactgacaaataattctttttggtaatctatatatataaaaatcaatgtatgtttgtatgtatgtccgctaactaattctaaactacaagtccgatcttgatgaaatttggcatacgtattctttctcccaagaagatgttcatggaatgttttgggggggggggttgttttttaagcaaagaattatttatatctccatagttattagtatttgacatatgtatttctcccactgagccgatggatgatgggagtggaccaagaaaggggggggggttctgaagtaatccttatctattcattcaatgtgattattagcgatgaattcaattttgacataagtattccttccactaaggagatggtcatggggtggtttttgtgaACGATGGGAAGGGTGAGAGGTACCTAATCCGAGGAAAGGgagagcggggggggggggggggttgtactgaagaactttttttagctatatatattatatatgatttggcaccaaaacggtggacatgattgttggtttcggaatctgaaggagagggagggtttctgatgcaatatctatcaattacttcaaaaatctaaaattttgttgcatgtatgtttaccagcacataaatgaaatggcaagaatttatttgatagagatctattacgcgaatgacaatataatactgatgaattgcatgaatttgtcgaaaattaaattgaaaattgcacctgcgatcgcttcatctgaagttgaatcaacattgctggattatagacgaacagctctgccctaaaacagccactaaatcttgcgcttgtggaaaacgttacttacaatatcaatcaaaattcggatgtaagcaaaatgctgaaagaatgcaacactgttatataggacgaattcacgatgacccataaaaggaactaatcgaatatttggtagcgtggtccgcgatcttcgtcaaattttatccgttagtcgacacctactgatgaaatcagttcttgcttaagggggtaggattattgttgaaaaaatatcgtgcttaaaaaaaattgccgataccgagagtgttagtctattcagacaataatgcaacatttaagcaatattttccttaatgttcaccgcaaaatattgaaaatcttcaggagacaccaCGAATAAATGCAATGTACAGAATAACTTTAAATCTTCATATCATATCTTATATCATAACATcattaaagatcataactttgttcacaaaaataagtttcatgattttttttagcgaaaattgcatttttagctgcagaatgctataaaaaattcaaatattaagaaaaaaataaaagctttgatcaatacctggggatatgtagCAGAACTGTacaaaccttgaaaacgattggtccaatatatcttgatttatgatttacaccacaaagcaagttttaaacgagatacctccagagattttctgtcactggctcaatttttagtattctgctatgatatttgaagaaatactgttcaattgtgcagtaagtatatggaaagtgaatgaatatactaacactctctgtatcgccaaaatatttttttaaatgcaccatttcttatgaattaactttacccacgtccaccaacactccgttatgtcttcgtatcattggaaatatgtttcgaaaacagaacttttcactatatgtgcatacttttattgaatgattcttatagtcaccttcgcaggttaattcgccaaaaaagttagatatatgggttgggaaaatgttaatcgatgcaacaataacttgcaccacatttccacaGGATTTTGTTACATAATACAATCtgttgaagaattaatcgattgcgtaaattgacttcaatttcatacactactccatccaaaataaaatcgatggtaattctgttacgcatataaatctatggatgatcgtattgaattatttaattcagtcgatccaccatgctttcaggagtattggttttatacgttaccaacccagcagtctccgtcagacgaaggtttttatatttaatcgaaaaaataaagttctttctgcgaatttttgcgattaaggaagttgcttaaggtgtaaattgataaaaaaatattcgaaaatggacaataactttgttgtttcgagagctacagattcatcgttgttataaaaatgtgtattttatcgcttttaacaactttgtagaagacacttttaataataaaaagtaatcgtaaaaagttatattcgaaaactcccaagcaaacctacatatctcgctactgttactatatagagctttagtatcttcactaaagattttcacaataatattttctagaactttactgaagacagtgagcttctagctaaattatttggggaaataaattttctatctcacttttaggggattaagcactcaatttattatatcaaaacatgcatccagaaaattcttcgaaaaaatccattctccaaaaccaatggatcaggagttattaaattttgatcgtgaaaacgtcgttttgcaacactgtgcaccgcatgtgttgcaattgaaactttgtgtgcctattatattagcTACTGCGCAACATAgacccaccacaactgtgctttggttgaaaaatttcatttaagcgaccattgtagctagaaaatataaaggagcagatgtacctcgaattcgaatgatattaatggatttcaaacgattgtgtataggaaaacagagcaattaatttaattgtgctccaggtggtcaaactaagaacattgtctatccgcgagcaaaaatatttagtatttttagtatttttaaaatatttcgtttagtcctgatgggtgtagcgaagcgcaccgggttacagctagtttGGTAATAAAAAGCAATAAAAGTGTTTCTTTTGAAGTCAACCCCAGATCGGAAAAGTCTTCCGATCAGAGTCCCACCAGAGGCGACAGCTTTTTAACACGCACTCATAATTCAGAGAATTCAAACCGTAGCTACTCAGATAAAAGTCGTGTTGACATTCGTTCAATTACCTAAACAATGATTAGGCATTGGTCTGAAGCTGGGACGGGACATGTGAAGACGGTCTTCTTTTTCCTTcccgatattgatgttattttgcagggaaaaatcagcttgcaaaataatttcaagcaaatgtcGATGATAGTGCTGTGCCGATGCGGCATAGATTTCTGCCGATGAGGAACAGATTTGTGCCGAAAATAATAGAGCTCATACATGACATGAATTATGTTATCGTTTCTCTGTGCTATGTAAAACAACATTAACCGTAACTGTTGagcagaataataaaattgcacTTGCCGTCATtgcatttttaatatttgtttcTGTGCATGTACATGCATCTAAGCAACaggtaaaatatattttccaaaaCCAGAATATTACGATGCTACCCAGACACTGTTTATtacaagaaaatgaaaatcatcaagaATCGCCCGGTTCACAGTGACAGGGCCATTGTCGGTTCGCGGTGACAGTTACTTTATTTCACTTTGTGCGTCCCGTCCCAGGTCTGAAGTTGtccgatttttttcaccgaaTAATATGGCACGATGATGAGCAATATGATCACAGCTGGCTAAGGTATTAACAAAAACAAAGGATGACTGACATGCTCATGAGTTTCTACATTCTACTTTCGTCACAAACTAACAGTCACAACACTATCAGAAAATATctgaaaaatatcgatccgcaaACTTCGTTAGAACATTAGCTCCTTTGTTTAGCAGGCTCCGAAACAATTGTTCACTAGTGGTTCATCCCCCGTATACTTACACATAAGTCAGTGGCGACATCATCACATATGCGATCACAGTCTTAACTACACCCAAAACAGCGTGCTCACATTTGCTATTTTTGAGCTTACAATCTCATGCCCAAAAGCAATCCATTTTGAACATGGAGCTATTCACGTACAATTATAGGTTGGCACAACGCTCTCGAAAAAGATCGCTGGAGAACACTCACATATAAATGACTCTGTTAATATTTGGTTTCGTAATAATTTACTGTTTTCGAAGCTTACAAAGATTCCCTTCTTCTACACTACAATAGTATACAACCATAGGAGCTCATGATTGAACTGTATAATTGAATCacattttggttgttttcatatagctttcaaatggtttacaatatcgcattgatgtcaaagagaaagttacaagaatttttttcttttgaaaaaaaactacacCGGATCTGTTTTTGCACGccctttttttgcacggattttgcttgcacgactttttttgcacgatttttatgtataaaatatctatttcgatataccagtttaatgatttgatcatcccgtgaaaaaaaccgtgcaaaaaaaatccgtgctatttcgagaaaccgtgtaaaaaaatccgtgttatttcgagaaaccgtgcaaaaaaaatccgtgttattttgagaaaccgtgcaaaaaaaatccgtgttatttcgaaaaccgtgcaaaaaaaatatttttaataggcatttagtaacagcagctgaaaataaatggcattggatatttgcaatgcaaatggggatgatctgccaatgtgcaaaaatcgcgtatttttcaattttaggaaatgagttgttattcaaaattcaagttatggtagttgaaaatccataatgttgggcaatggtttttataggattgtatgctttttagatatcatcaaataatattccggttcatatatcacatagcattggcaatggagcaattggtatatggccaagttcccccggtaagtgccactacacaaagtatattaattttgcttgttcagtttgataagctagaaactgatagcggagattttaatatgcagagatacgcaatacgtattgtttggtctgagtagataacgactgatgtttctttttatcaaccaattagtgatctctgattaaatagagctttcaaagagttaggaacaggcacaagtctattttttactgagatgggacaagttggtgctgaacctgtggccttcgtctggtatgatccattctcgttggtacggatgtgttcatgactggtttgtAGATGAGTGGTCCTACTTAAAAGCGAATTGATCACTTCGTTTGGGTGGAGATATATGTGACTTCTGCTAGCTATCGAGCTTGGATATGTTAGCTGGTTCCAAGAagatgtgcaggactggcacctacgagaatgttgattgtctcactcgagctttggttcttggaaataacaaatcgcttCCTCGGTGTGATATGCTCGAGTTGAATGCTCAGGGGTTGAAATGTGTTTGGAGGATTGGTGGTCTCCGAGAGCAGATGCGAATAACtctgaagtatccaataaagggagattgtatctgtggaactgaaaaatattgtcactactcTAGCTTATTGGTACATCATAATAACTACCAATATCGACTATTTAGAacagagattttcaaattctgttataagatcgagaagatatatagcacagttgtagtgaataaagtatttgcgaataaggaccaatactgctggcatcttttatcatatttattaatagattgatccgcttcagacctaggagacgaaagaaaagaacaggaacaagacaaaaggcggttctaattctaaattggtttagtatagatatagacgactcaaacgcactgacaggagaaaatttttcagaattaGACAAATTGGAGGACATCGCGCTTTTTGagacacacatgcacaaaactttatcgtCCTCCTAAAGATCAGTGCTTAATTGGCAGATAGTCGCCATTTCGTacgattttgcaaagtttgcctcgcgggacggaccgatatccacccaggcacaggttgcagtcgttaaaaaaactaaattcgATAAATGTAAAATAgcgaattttcagcttttcaggaaggaatttttcatcaaagtgcagttttggaaattttagttGCAAAGGAGGGGTCTGtcaacattgcaaaatggcaaatgctgcctcttatcaggaaagagtatttaattaagtaaaagccaatcaataggccgttgaaaattgacaatttctgacatttcaattgcgcaagagagtcttagtatcaaaatgattttttttacttgtcatgaaaattcttttaatgagaaaataaccatttacatgaaaaaatcgcaaaaaatgacaattttgatattgttgtcccagaatcgaacaatgtttcttaccaaactgtatatgaccgcatactgttcgaaaggtctagttttcttcgtttaaaaaatgttacaaaaccgaaaatcggctgaaaatgacaacgtagcaaattttgttgtggcaaaggtcccaaaaaaaatgtttttttgcttcaaaatttcgtgtgtacattattttgtatcgcatttgctatcctagttcattttaaaaattttaaatcgcTGTAGCCcagtgtaatctacaaaaagttaacaaactctaaatagttgaaacattttaccattttaactattgcttttcaacggacaataacttcttttaacgaataaaaaacttacatttttcctaaaaaaaccttttcgaaaaattaaaaaacttctactgggcacattgacagcctttgtgcatttaaaatgtccaacagtattcattgttaaatacgataaccaaatagctgttaataaaaaaattcagattttttttacacggtttctcaaaatgacacggatttttttacacggtttctcgaaataacacggatgtTAATAACCTTTCCAACAAGCCCCTCGTTCGCTGCAATCACTGCTTCATCTACTCGATGCGGCGAGGCGTAGGTATGCCGGAGCAAGTCGGCGCGTCGACGAAGACCGGATAATAAATAGACAAAGCTAATTGTAAACTAATTGTAAACAAACGACTAACGTTTCAAGCTTGTTGACGTTCGGAGGAGGAGCGTTTCGTATCCTTGATAGCAAACAGTGGACTAGCAACGTAACGCGGAAAGAATCTTTTTCGAAAAAAGTCCAATTAAACATATCAGGGATTGACGACAAGAAGGAATATTTCTTACAAAACGTTAGAACGGTGGAGAATCTTGGGCTACCAACTCAAAGTTTGGACTATCAAAATATCTCACAGCGATTTACGTTCTTGCGTGATCTTCCGGTTCAGAGCTATAGTAGGGCATCACCGGGAATCTTAATCGGGATCGACAACGCACGACTGAAACTACCTATAAAAAAACGAGACCGGAGAGATACGGAACCTGTAGCCATAAAAACGCGACTGGGATGGACTATATTTGGGGGACAACGTGAATCGGGTGAATTTCATCGAATCATGGTTCATGTATGCAACTGTTCTGAGGACCAAAATCTTCATGATCTGGTGAAAGATTATTTTGCCCTGGACAATGTTGGCACTGGAAGCCTGATTGTACCGGAGTCGGCTGAAGATCGACGAGCGCGTATGATTCTACAGCATACTACAAAACGGACAGATTCTGGCAGATTTGAAACGGGGTTGCTTTGGAAGGCCGATGATGTCGAATTTCCAAATAGTTATCCGATGGCCCTACGACGGCTAAAATGTTTAGAGCGCCGACTGCAGGCAGAACCAGAACTACAAAAAGCAATTGCCGAACAAATTACCGAATATCTGGAACGCGGATACGCTCATAAAGCAACCACTAAAGAGCTATCTGAGACGAACCCTAAAAAGGTGTGGTATTTGCCGTTGGGTGTAGTTCATAACCCTCATAAGGCGAATAAAATTCGTGTTGTCTGGGATGCCGCGGCCAAGGTCGGAGGAATATCTCTCAACTCCGCTCTATTGAAAGGACCGGACTTACTAACGCCTCTTTTATCGGTTCTATGTCGTTTTCGACAGAAAAAGTTTGCCATATCGGGTGATATTCGGCAGATGTTCCATCAGCTGCTAGTTCGAGAAGAAGATCGTCAATTTCAAAGGTTCCTGTGGCGAGCTGACACGGCATCCGCTCCAGACATCTACGTTATGGATGTGGCCACGTTTGGTGCAACATGTTCCCCGTGCTCTGCACAGTATGTGAAAAATTTAAATGCGATGGAGTTCACCGACCGTTATCCTGACGCAGCGTCAGCTATTATTAACAACACATACGTCGACGACTATTTGGATAGCAGAGACACCGTTGAAGAAGTAATTAGCCTGGCGTGCGACGTTCGTTCAATACATAGTGAAGCTGGCTTTGAAATCCGGAATTGGCAGTCAAACTCTCAGCAGGTTCTCACACGGGTCGGGGGAGAAACCTCTGATGTTATAAAAAGCTTCACGGTCGAGAAGGCTTCAGTGGCTGAGCGAGTCCTAGGGATGATGTGGATTCCAAATGAGGACGTGTTTGTGTTCACCGCGCAATTTCGAGCAGACCTTCGTCCGCTTCTGATTGGTGATAATATTCCCACCAAACGTCAGGTACTTCAAGTTGTGATGAGCCTGTTTGATCCGCTCGGGATCATTGCTAACTTTACAATCCACGGGAAAATCCTCATTCAAGACTTGTGGAGGTCTGGAATCGAGTGGGATGATCCCATAAGAGACGCTGACTTCGCTAGCTGGAGGCGTTGGGTTAGAATGACACAAGATTTGGATCGTGTGAAGATTCCCAGATGCTACTTTCCGGAATACGATCCGCGTAGCTACCAATCTTTACAACTACATGTGTTTGTAGATGCGAGCGAGCTGGCATATTGTTGTGTTGCATATTTTCGGATCGTCGATGGTAACGGTTCTGGAAGGTGTTCTTTGGTAGCATCTAAAGCTAAAGTAACTCCATTACGACCGCAGACTATCCCAAAAAATGAACTAAACGCCGCCGTGATGGGTGTACGTCTTTTCAAGACAATAGCAGATGCCCACAATCTTCCAATTCAGAAACGGTTTATCTGGACCGATTCGACCACTGTACTGTCCTGGCTCAGAGCGGACCCACGAAAGTACCGTCCTTACGTAGCATTCAGGATTGCAGAAATACTCGACGAAACCAAATTCGACGAGTGGCAATGGGTTCCAACCCGTATGAACATCGCGGACGAGGCAACGAAATGGGGTGGTGGGCCAAGTTTCGACCCCGGCAGCAGATGGTTTTGCGGACCGGACTTCCTACTTCTTCCAGAGTCAGAATGGCCAACGAGTAAATTCAATTTAGAAGAACCGACCGAGGAGCTACGGGTTGCCCAAGTGCACCGAGAAGTTCAGATTCAAACACttgtcaccttttctgatttcTCTCGCTTGGAAGGCCTATTGAAAAGATTGGCCTATATTCATCATTTCGTGAACAaatgtcgattgcataaacCAAAGTCAGTGCAAACCCGCAATGTGATGCTGAATCGGGAAGATTATGTGGCGGCGGAGCGAAGCTTGTGGAGGATGGTTCAGGCTGAAGCGTATCCTGATGAAATAACAATACTAAAATTAAATGCAAATTTACCGTTAAAGCAGCATAGGCAATTGGCGAATTCTAGTGCTCTGAAACGTTTGTCACCATTTCTAGATGAAGATAGTATTCTCCGACTGGAAAGTAGGATCGATCCAAAAGCCGCATTCTATAGTTTCGACTTCCGCAATCCGGTGATTTTACCCCGACAGAGTTATGTGACGGAACTACTCATCCTTCGCATACATCAGCGCTACGGTCATGCCAACAAGGAGACGGTGTTGAATGAGATCAAGCAGAAATTTTACGTGTCAAAGTTGAGATCATTGATTAGTAGCGTGGTAAAAAAATGCATGTGGTGTCGCGTTTATCGAGCCAGACCTGACGAACCAAGAATGGCCCCTCTCCCTCAGGTCAGAGTGTGCCCCTATGTACGTCCATTCACCTTCACTGGTGTAGACTATTTTGGACCGCTGATAGTAAAGAAAGGAAGAACCAACGTCAAACGGTGGGTGGCATTGTTTACCTGCCTCACGGTACGTGCCGTTCATTTGGAGGTGGTGCATTCGTTGTCTGCAGAGTCGTGTAAAATGGCACTACGTCGATTCATTAATAGGAGAGGAAACCCTCAGCAGATATTCAGTGACAACGGTACAAACTTTCGTGGCGCAGCGAGGGAGCTAGCCGAGGAAATTAAAATCATTAACCGCAAATTAGCGGACACATTCACCAACGCGGAAACAGAATGGCACTTCAATCCACCATCCGCCCCCCATATGGGCGGCGTATGGGAACGAAAGGTTCGATCCGTCAAAGAGGCGTTCAAAACGCTATCACATCCCGACAAGCTGGATGATGAAGGACTCACCACACTTTTTACTGAAATAGAGATGATCGTTAACTCCCACCCTTTGACGTTTGTACCATTGGAAACACCGGAGCAAGAAGTTTTAACGCCGAACAAATTTCTACTTATGAGCTCGACGGGGGACAACAATCCAAGTAGAGTTCCAATGCAGCAAACAACTACTCTGCGAAGTAATTGGAAATTGATGCAATATCTACTAAACCAATTTTGGTCACGATGGATCCAGGCTTACCTTCCAACCATTGCTAGGCGAACAAAATGGTTTTCGAACACAAAACCGTTACAGATCGGTGATCTTGTAATCGTGGTCGACGAATCAGTAAGAAACGGATGGATACGTGGCCGCGTGATTAAGGCATACCAGGGACCCGATGGTCAGGTGCGTAAAGTGGATGTTCAAACGAATACGGGTATTCTTCAACGACCAGCGATCAAGGTGGCTCTCTTGGACGTGCTCGAAGATAGTAAGGCCAACCAATGATAGGCATTACGGGTCGGGGTGTTAATAACCTTTCCAACAAGCCCCTCGTTCGCTGCAATCACTGCTTCATCTACTCGATGCGGCGAGGCGTAGGTATGCCGGAGCAAGTCGGCGCGTCGACGAAGACCGGATAATAAATAGACAAAGCTAATTGTAAACAAACGAAACAGAGAGGAATCATCTGGACCACATTGTGCGATAGGTTATCTTTAGTATAATTGTTAAGATATATCGGTAAATCAAATACCACTAATCTCAAATTGAGCAAAGGTCGATTGTGGTACGAGCTACCTTAATATGTCGCAGAGGTTTGCTATGTAGAGAGCAGGTTTGAAGTAAATTTACGACACCAAGTTTATGCT comes from the Topomyia yanbarensis strain Yona2022 unplaced genomic scaffold, ASM3024719v1 HiC_scaffold_97, whole genome shotgun sequence genome and includes:
- the LOC131696233 gene encoding uncharacterized protein LOC131696233, with the protein product MVHVCNCSEDQNLHDLVKDYFALDNVGTGSLIVPESAEDRRARMILQHTTKRTDSGRFETGLLWKADDVEFPNSYPMALRRLKCLERRLQAEPELQKAIAEQITEYLERGYAHKATTKELSETNPKKVWYLPLGVVHNPHKANKIRVVWDAAAKVGGISLNSALLKGPDLLTPLLSVLCRFRQKKFAISGDIRQMFHQLLVREEDRQFQRFLWRADTASAPDIYVMDVATFGATCSPCSAQYVKNLNAMEFTDRYPDAASAIINNTYVDDYLDSRDTVEEVISLACDVRSIHSEAGFEIRNWQSNSQQVLTRVGGETSDVIKSFTVEKASVAERVLGMMWIPNEDVFVFTAQFRADLRPLLIGDNIPTKRQVLQVVMSLFDPLGIIANFTIHGKILIQDLWRSGIEWDDPIRDADFASWRRWVRMTQDLDRVKIPRCYFPEYDPRSYQSLQLHVFVDASELAYCCVAYFRIVDGNGSGRCSLVASKAKVTPLRPQTIPKNELNAAVMGVRLFKTIADAHNLPIQKRFIWTDSTTVLSWLRADPRKYRPYVAFRIAEILDETKFDEWQWVPTRMNIADEATKWGGGPSFDPGSRWFCGPDFLLLPESEWPTSKFNLEEPTEELRVAQVHREVQIQTLVTFSDFSRLEGLLKRLAYIHHFVNKCRLHKPKSVQTRNVMLNREDYVAAERSLWRMVQAEAYPDEITILKLNANLPLKQHRQLANSSALKRLSPFLDEDSILRLESRIDPKAAFYSFDFRNPVILPRQSYVTELLILRIHQRYGHANKETVLNEIKQKFYVSKLRSLISSVVKKCMWCRVYRARPDEPRMAPLPQVRVCPYVRPFTFTGVDYFGPLIVKKGRTNVKRWVALFTCLTVRAVHLEVVHSLSAESCKMALRRFINRRGNPQQIFSDNGTNFRGAARELAEEIKIINRKLADTFTNAETEWHFNPPSAPHMGGVWERKVRSVKEAFKTLSHPDKLDDEGLTTLFTEIEMIVNSHPLTFVPLETPEQEVLTPNKFLLMSSTGDNNPSRVPMQQTTTLRSNWKLMQYLLNQFWSRWIQAYLPTIARRTKWFSNTKPLQIGDLVIVVDESVRNGWIRGRVIKAYQGPDGQVRKVDVQTNTGILQRPAIKVALLDVLEDSKANQ